In Kitasatospora sp. NA04385, a single genomic region encodes these proteins:
- a CDS encoding SsgA family sporulation/cell division regulator translates to MSAAPAPVEQTTHARLIVSTHRSALLRVTLRYRADDPLAVRMVFPAEYALEAVGASDGPLGALPDPADDPFGEAAGADGVDGVEWVFARQLLASGLDLPSGEGDVHIRPASGRRTVVELRSPEGVALLQFDRAELRRFLWHSHLVVPEGQELRHLDCDRALAELLA, encoded by the coding sequence GTGTCCGCAGCGCCCGCGCCGGTCGAGCAGACCACCCACGCCCGACTGATCGTCAGCACCCACCGCTCCGCGCTGCTGCGGGTCACCCTGCGGTACCGCGCCGACGACCCGCTGGCGGTCCGGATGGTCTTCCCCGCCGAGTACGCGCTGGAGGCGGTCGGCGCGTCCGACGGCCCGCTGGGCGCCCTCCCCGACCCGGCCGACGACCCGTTCGGCGAAGCCGCCGGGGCCGACGGGGTGGACGGGGTGGAGTGGGTGTTCGCCCGCCAGCTGCTCGCCTCCGGGCTCGACCTGCCCAGCGGCGAGGGCGACGTGCACATCCGCCCCGCGTCCGGCCGGCGCACCGTCGTCGAGCTGCGCTCCCCCGAGGGCGTCGCGCTGCTCCAGTTCGACCGCGCCGAGCTGCGCCGCTTCCTGTGGCACAGCCACCTGGTGGTGCCCGAGGGACAGGAGCTGCGCCACCTGGACTGCGACCGGGCGCTCGCCGAGCTGCTGGCCTGA
- a CDS encoding class F sortase codes for MGERTWTGAVAAATAVVTGAWMLHGGLAGTLPPAPVAAQAYDGTPVGPAVPALPPSPPVRVRIPVLGVDAPVARLGLDGEGRLQPPPEEDRNLAGWYRDGAAPGSSGTAVLAGHVDNAHGPAVFYRLGALHKGDQLEVSRADRASAWFQVDGVEVYPKSGFPDRKVYAATPDAQLRLITCGGSFTREGGYDGNVVVYAHLVRTQRA; via the coding sequence GTGGGCGAGCGGACGTGGACGGGGGCGGTGGCGGCCGCGACCGCCGTCGTCACGGGGGCGTGGATGCTGCACGGCGGGCTGGCCGGCACCCTGCCGCCGGCGCCGGTCGCGGCGCAGGCGTACGACGGCACCCCGGTGGGCCCGGCCGTCCCCGCGCTGCCGCCCTCGCCGCCGGTCCGGGTGCGGATCCCGGTGCTCGGGGTGGACGCCCCGGTGGCCCGGCTCGGCCTGGACGGCGAGGGCCGGCTGCAGCCGCCCCCGGAGGAGGACCGCAACCTGGCCGGCTGGTACCGGGACGGCGCCGCCCCCGGCTCCAGCGGGACGGCGGTGCTGGCCGGGCACGTGGACAACGCGCACGGCCCGGCGGTGTTCTACCGGCTGGGCGCGCTGCACAAGGGCGACCAGCTGGAGGTCTCCCGGGCGGACCGGGCCAGCGCCTGGTTCCAGGTCGACGGCGTGGAGGTCTACCCGAAGAGCGGGTTCCCGGACCGCAAGGTGTACGCGGCCACCCCGGACGCCCAGCTGCGCCTGATCACCTGCGGCGGCAGCTTCACCCGGGAGGGCGGCTACGACGGGAACGTGGTGGTGTACGCGCACCTGGTGCGCACCCAGCGGGCCTGA
- a CDS encoding phosphatidylglycerol lysyltransferase domain-containing protein — protein sequence MPERPPAPWRLRCASAARWYLRAATLLNLLGALVAPFRAQVERADRGEYFTPVLVTSGFTTALLAGLLAVMLRRRKRAAWITALVITAAHTAVYALALAFPEYRAHPFNWVSAALTLALLLALLAGRPVFRVRGGRGNLPLAAAVLLLGGALLTGLGALAVRLWHTGAVPGWDEAARYAALRLVTVSGVVEATGVDVPRWLDLVLNLLATALLLLTLRILLRSPHGTEWQRPEDELALRALLARHGGRDSLGYFALRRDKSVCFSPSGKAAVAYRVVGGVALASGDPVGDPEAWPQAIEEWHRLARAHAWIPAVTGAGERGGTVYVRTAGLRALHLGDEAVVDPVGFTLEGREMRGLRQTCRRVERAGYAVLLRRHRDVPPEEFADLVRLADAWRHGRTERGFSMALGRLGDPADGDCLLAQCLDGAGRTAALLSFVPWGADGLSLDLMRRDRESDNGLVEYTVAALLGRAAEFRVARVSLNFAMFREAFEPRLGAGPVLRLWRGVLRFLSRWWQLESLYRANARYRPAWEPRYVLYEKPSELPAIGLANALAEGFLTRPRLRRGGRRP from the coding sequence GTGCCCGAGCGGCCGCCCGCGCCCTGGCGGCTGCGCTGCGCCTCGGCGGCCCGCTGGTACCTGCGGGCCGCCACCCTGCTCAACCTGCTCGGCGCGCTGGTCGCCCCGTTCCGGGCCCAGGTGGAACGGGCCGACCGGGGCGAGTACTTCACCCCGGTGCTGGTCACCTCCGGCTTCACCACCGCGCTGCTGGCCGGGCTGCTCGCGGTGATGCTGCGCCGCCGCAAGCGGGCCGCCTGGATCACCGCCCTGGTGATCACCGCCGCGCACACCGCCGTCTACGCCCTCGCGCTGGCCTTCCCCGAGTACCGCGCGCACCCGTTCAACTGGGTCTCCGCCGCGCTCACCCTGGCGCTGCTGCTGGCCCTGCTGGCCGGCCGCCCGGTGTTCCGGGTCCGCGGCGGGCGCGGCAACCTGCCGCTGGCCGCCGCCGTGCTGCTGCTCGGCGGGGCGCTGCTGACCGGCCTGGGCGCCCTCGCCGTCCGGCTCTGGCACACCGGCGCGGTGCCCGGCTGGGACGAGGCCGCCCGGTACGCGGCGCTGCGGCTGGTCACCGTCTCCGGCGTGGTCGAGGCCACCGGCGTGGACGTGCCGCGCTGGCTCGACCTCGTCCTCAACCTGCTCGCCACCGCCCTGCTGCTGCTCACCCTGCGGATCCTGCTGCGCTCCCCGCACGGCACCGAGTGGCAGCGCCCCGAGGACGAGCTGGCGCTGCGCGCCCTGCTGGCGCGGCACGGCGGCCGCGACTCGCTGGGCTACTTCGCGCTGCGCCGCGACAAGTCGGTGTGCTTCTCGCCCAGCGGCAAGGCCGCCGTCGCCTACCGGGTGGTGGGCGGCGTGGCGCTGGCCTCCGGCGACCCGGTGGGCGACCCGGAGGCCTGGCCGCAGGCGATCGAGGAGTGGCACCGGCTGGCCCGGGCGCACGCCTGGATCCCCGCCGTCACCGGCGCCGGCGAGCGCGGCGGCACCGTCTACGTCCGGACGGCCGGGCTGCGCGCGCTGCACCTGGGCGACGAGGCGGTGGTCGACCCGGTCGGCTTCACCCTGGAGGGCCGGGAGATGCGCGGCCTGCGGCAGACCTGCCGCCGGGTCGAGCGGGCCGGGTACGCGGTGCTCCTGCGCCGCCACCGGGACGTCCCGCCGGAGGAGTTCGCCGACCTGGTCCGGCTGGCCGACGCCTGGCGGCACGGCCGCACCGAGCGCGGCTTCTCGATGGCGCTGGGCCGGCTCGGCGACCCGGCGGACGGCGACTGCCTGCTCGCCCAGTGCCTCGACGGGGCCGGGCGGACGGCCGCGCTGCTGTCCTTCGTCCCGTGGGGCGCCGACGGGCTGTCGCTCGACCTGATGCGCCGGGACCGGGAGTCCGACAACGGGCTGGTCGAGTACACCGTCGCCGCGCTGCTCGGCCGGGCCGCCGAGTTCCGGGTGGCCCGGGTGTCGCTGAACTTCGCGATGTTCCGCGAGGCGTTCGAACCGCGGCTGGGCGCCGGGCCGGTGCTGCGGCTGTGGCGCGGGGTGCTGCGCTTCCTGTCCCGGTGGTGGCAGCTGGAGTCGCTGTACCGGGCCAACGCCCGCTACCGGCCGGCCTGGGAGCCGCGCTACGTGCTGTACGAGAAGCCCTCCGAGCTGCCCGCGATCGGCCTGGCCAACGCGCTGGCGGAGGGCTTCCTGACCAGGCCCCGGCTGCGCCGCGGCGGCCGCCGGCCCTGA
- a CDS encoding IclR family transcriptional regulator, giving the protein MTAETSQTLDRGVRVLKLLADSERGLTVTELAARLAVNRTVVYRLLATLEQHGLVRRDIGGRARVGLGVLRLAHRVHPLLREAALPALRSLAEDLGATAHLTLVDGNEALAVAVVEPTWTDFHVAYRTGLRHPLSESAAGRAILEARSFPGQRRPEQGCVITRAEEQSGASGAAAALIGLSGIEGSVGVVMLNGLVPERVGPRVIEAATEVADALR; this is encoded by the coding sequence GTGACTGCTGAGACTTCCCAGACCCTGGACAGGGGTGTCCGGGTACTGAAACTGCTCGCCGACTCCGAACGCGGGCTCACGGTGACCGAACTGGCGGCCCGGCTGGCCGTCAACCGCACGGTGGTCTACCGCCTGCTCGCCACCCTCGAACAGCACGGCCTGGTCCGCCGGGACATCGGCGGCCGGGCCCGGGTCGGCCTCGGCGTCCTCCGGCTCGCCCACCGCGTCCACCCGCTGCTGCGCGAGGCCGCGCTGCCCGCGCTGCGCTCGCTCGCCGAGGACCTGGGCGCCACCGCCCACCTCACCCTGGTCGACGGCAACGAGGCGCTCGCCGTCGCCGTGGTCGAACCGACCTGGACGGACTTCCACGTCGCCTACCGCACCGGCCTGCGCCACCCGCTCTCCGAGAGCGCGGCCGGCCGGGCCATCCTGGAGGCCCGCAGCTTCCCCGGCCAGCGCCGCCCCGAGCAGGGCTGCGTGATCACCCGGGCCGAGGAGCAGTCCGGGGCCAGCGGCGCGGCCGCCGCGCTGATCGGCCTCAGCGGCATCGAGGGCAGCGTCGGCGTGGTGATGCTCAACGGCCTCGTCCCGGAGCGGGTCGGCCCGCGGGTGATCGAGGCCGCCACCGAGGTCGCCGACGCGCTGCGCTGA
- a CDS encoding DEAD/DEAH box helicase translates to MAPLFSHADSTHPRPSGTSAAAHLSPAFPGRAPWGTAASLRAWQQGALDLYIEKQPRDFLAVATPGAGKTTFALTLASYLLHNHLVQQVTVVAPTEHLKKQWAEAAARIGIRLDPAYSSGPLSKDYQGIVITYAGVGVNPMLHRNRTEARKTLVIMDEIHHAGDSKSWGEACFEAFEPATRRLALTGTPFRSDTNPIPFVQYEAGGDGIRKSVADYTYGYGHALADHVVRPVIFLSYSGNMRWRTKAGDELEARLGEPMTKDLIAQAWRTALAPQGEWIPAVLQAADRRLTEVRKGIPDAGGLVIATDQTVARAYAKLLREITGEKVTLVLSDETEASRRISDYAEGTSRWMVAVRMVSEGVDVPRLCVGVYATSISTPLFFAQAVGRFVRARKRGETASVFLPTIPMLLGFANEMELQRDHVLDRPKKEGEGLFDEEDRLLAEAEKANDGADTGTEEFSYEALGSDAVFDRVLYNAMEFGMQAHPGSEEEEDYLGIPGLLEPDQVQMLLQKRQHRQIQRSKARPAEEADLLELPAEERPVVTHQELRELRKELNALVAAWHHRTEQPHGSIHNELRRQCGGPLTAQATANQLKARIARIREWATQG, encoded by the coding sequence ATGGCCCCGCTGTTCTCGCACGCCGACAGCACCCACCCCCGCCCGAGCGGCACCTCCGCCGCCGCGCACCTCTCCCCGGCCTTCCCGGGCCGCGCCCCCTGGGGCACCGCCGCCAGCCTGCGGGCCTGGCAGCAGGGCGCGCTGGACCTCTACATCGAGAAGCAGCCCCGGGACTTCCTGGCGGTCGCCACCCCGGGCGCCGGAAAGACCACCTTCGCCCTGACCCTGGCGTCCTACCTGCTGCACAACCACCTGGTGCAGCAGGTCACCGTGGTGGCGCCCACCGAGCACCTGAAGAAGCAGTGGGCCGAGGCCGCCGCCCGGATAGGGATCCGGCTCGACCCGGCGTACTCCTCGGGCCCGCTGTCCAAGGACTACCAGGGCATCGTGATCACGTACGCGGGCGTCGGCGTCAACCCGATGCTGCACCGCAACCGCACCGAGGCGCGCAAGACGCTGGTGATCATGGACGAGATCCACCACGCCGGCGACTCCAAGTCCTGGGGCGAGGCCTGCTTCGAGGCGTTCGAGCCGGCCACCCGCCGGCTCGCCCTCACCGGCACCCCGTTCCGCTCCGACACCAACCCGATCCCGTTCGTCCAGTACGAGGCGGGCGGCGACGGCATCCGCAAGTCGGTCGCCGACTACACCTACGGCTACGGGCACGCGCTGGCCGACCACGTGGTCCGCCCGGTGATCTTCCTCAGCTACTCCGGCAACATGCGCTGGCGCACCAAGGCCGGCGACGAGCTGGAGGCCCGGCTCGGCGAGCCGATGACCAAGGACCTGATCGCCCAGGCCTGGCGCACCGCGCTCGCCCCGCAGGGCGAGTGGATCCCGGCCGTGCTCCAGGCCGCCGACCGGCGGCTGACCGAGGTCCGCAAGGGCATCCCGGACGCCGGCGGCCTGGTGATCGCCACCGACCAGACGGTGGCCCGGGCGTACGCCAAGCTGCTGCGCGAGATCACCGGCGAGAAGGTCACCCTGGTGCTCTCCGACGAGACCGAGGCCTCCCGGCGGATCTCCGACTACGCCGAGGGCACCTCGCGCTGGATGGTCGCGGTCCGGATGGTCTCCGAGGGCGTCGACGTGCCCCGGCTGTGCGTCGGCGTGTACGCCACCTCGATCTCCACCCCGCTGTTCTTCGCCCAGGCCGTCGGCCGCTTCGTGCGCGCCCGCAAGCGCGGCGAGACCGCCTCGGTGTTCCTGCCGACCATCCCGATGCTGCTCGGCTTCGCCAACGAGATGGAGCTCCAGCGCGACCACGTCCTGGACCGGCCCAAGAAGGAGGGCGAGGGCCTCTTCGACGAGGAGGACCGGCTGCTCGCCGAGGCCGAGAAGGCCAACGACGGGGCGGACACCGGCACCGAGGAGTTCTCCTACGAGGCGCTGGGCAGCGACGCGGTCTTCGACCGGGTGCTGTACAACGCCATGGAGTTCGGCATGCAGGCGCACCCCGGCAGCGAGGAGGAGGAGGACTACCTCGGCATCCCGGGCCTGCTCGAACCCGACCAGGTGCAGATGCTGCTCCAGAAGCGCCAGCACCGGCAGATCCAGCGCTCCAAGGCCAGGCCCGCCGAGGAGGCCGACCTGCTGGAACTCCCCGCCGAGGAGCGCCCGGTGGTCACCCACCAGGAACTGCGCGAACTGCGCAAGGAGCTGAACGCGCTGGTCGCCGCCTGGCACCACCGCACCGAGCAGCCGCACGGCAGCATCCACAACGAGCTGCGCCGGCAGTGCGGCGGCCCGCTCACCGCGCAGGCCACCGCCAACCAGCTCAAGGCGCGGATCGCCCGGATCCGCGAGTGGGCCACCCAGGGCTGA